In Bradyrhizobium guangxiense, the genomic window CCCCTCGCATTTCAATCCGATCACCATTCGAGCGGTGAATAACGCAGAGCCCGCGCCATCCACTGCGATAAAGCGTCACCTCACCGGGCGGCAATGAATCTGCTGTGGGCCCGGCAGAATGGGCATCCGGCAGCGCGGCGAGATAGTCCGTCGTCACGGCCCAGTCGATCGGTGCGTCAAACTCTATGTTGTCATCGACTTGGTGCTCGAAATAGGGATGCAGGCCGATTCCACCCGGCATCGGCGTCTGCGCCTCGTTTCGAAGATTGAGACAAAATATGGCACGCGAGGGTTCAAGTTCGACCTTAAGAGTTGCGCTGAACGCCCAAGGCCAGTCGGCGCCTCCCTTGTGCGAGTATCGCATCGTCACCTGCGATGGCGTCAGCGAGATCGTCTCCCAAGGCATCCTGTGCGCATGCCCGTGCAACGTATGCGGCAGCGCGTCGGGATGGGCCGCAAGCTCGTACCGCTTACCCTGGAAGAGAAGAACCCCATCCCTCACGCGGTTGCTATAGGGGACGAGGGGATAGATACCACCCTTGGGCCAGCGCAGTAACTGAGCGGGCTCTACCCCGGCCGGGAACGGACGCAAGACCCGTCGCGGCAAGCCGCTACCCTTGCTGCTGCACAGCTCGAGAGAGGTCACGCGTCCGCCAGCGGACGCCGAGAAGCCAAGTCGAGCCGCACCGGCCGTCAAAAGCTGGTTGGTGATCATAGAACGCCATTCAAACCATTTGAGATGGACCGTTTGAGCGCCCGTTCACTGCCGCAGCTTAATGCTCAGCTGATTCGGCGACGAACGCCGCCAGCTCGGGCGTCGCAGGCATCCGCAGGATGTCCGACGATCCCATTTCGTGCACCTTGCCATCGCGCATATAAATGACGCGGTCCGCCACCTTGCGGGCAAAGGCCATTTCATGGGTCACCAGGATCATGGTCATGCCGTCGGCCGCGAGCTGCTCCATGACACGCAACACTTCTCCCGTAAGCTGCGGGTCGAGCGCTGAAGTCACTTCATCGAACAGCATCAACTTAGGCTCCATGGCAAGGCTGCGGGCAATGGCTACGCGCTGCTGTTGCCCGCCGGAAAGCTGTTCCGGATAGCAGTCCATCTTCTCCCGCAGCCCCACTTTGGCGATCACAGTATCCGCAATTTCGCGGGCCTGCCGCTGCTTCATGCCTTTTACCATGCGCGGGGCCAACATGATATTTTCGGCCACGGTCAGGTGCGGGAAGAGGTTATAGCTTTGAAAAACGATTCCGACATCGCGTCTCAAAGACTTCAAGTCGATGTCGTCATCATGGAGCTCGTGGCCGCAGATCAGCATCGAGCCGCCTTGGATGGTCTCCAGGCGATCCATGCAACGTAGCGCCGTGCTCTTGCCCGATCCGCTCTGGCCGATGATAGCGGCGACTTCGCCCCTGTTCACCTCAAAGGTGACACCTTTAAGGACTTCCAGCTCGCCAAAGCTCTTGCGCACGTCCTTTAATTCAACGATTGGCGACATTGAGTTTCCTTTCGAGGGCTCTGCTTTGA contains:
- a CDS encoding amino acid ABC transporter ATP-binding protein, whose product is MSPIVELKDVRKSFGELEVLKGVTFEVNRGEVAAIIGQSGSGKSTALRCMDRLETIQGGSMLICGHELHDDDIDLKSLRRDVGIVFQSYNLFPHLTVAENIMLAPRMVKGMKQRQAREIADTVIAKVGLREKMDCYPEQLSGGQQQRVAIARSLAMEPKLMLFDEVTSALDPQLTGEVLRVMEQLAADGMTMILVTHEMAFARKVADRVIYMRDGKVHEMGSSDILRMPATPELAAFVAESAEH